The genomic segment TGTTCTTACCACATGTCAATCTGTGTGGAGTACTCGGAGGAGCCTAGCAGGACGTCAGGTGTAGTGTTCTTACCACATGTCAATCTGTGTGGAGTACTCGGAGGAGCCTAGCAGGACGTCAGGTGTAGTGTTCTTACCACATGTCAATCTGTGTGGAGTACTCGGAGGAGCCTAGCAGGACGTCAGGTGTAGTGTTCTTACCACATGTCAATCTGTGTGGAGTACTCGGAGGAGCCTAGCAGGACGTCAGGTGGCCGGTACCACAGAGTCACCACCTCGTTGGAGTACGTCTTAGTGGGGACAGACTTAGCCCGCGCCAGACCGAAGTCAGCCAGTTTGAGTTCCCCTCTCTCATTGATGAGCAGGTTCTGGGGCTTTAGGTCTCTGTGGAGAACCTTCCGCTTGTGGCAGTACGCCAACCCCCGCAAAATCTGGAACAAGAAGATCTAGAACCGCACAAACAACACGTGCAATGTTAAAAACCCCGGCATAATAGTGGTTATCAAAAGTGagttacagtacagtgtagtgagtGCTAGGTCATTCGCCTTGGTCATACGCACCTTGACGTTGTGCATACTCATGATGTTCCCACAGTCATCCATGTACTGCTTCAGGTCTTTATCCTGCACAGGAAGTGAGGACAGCAGTCAGTCAGACAGGACAGGAAGTACATGTACAACAGCCTACTTAAGAAGATAAATTCCTCAGATAATTGGGGCAGATATTTGACTACACAGACCAGCATGAAGTGTGAGCAATTTAGTGATTCTCACCAGGTACTCGAAGACCAGCGTCAGGCTCTTGTCTGTGTGGACAATGTCATGTAAGGTCACGATGTTGGCATGTTTCAGGTCCTTCAGTAACGacactggagagagggaaggaaagagagggatgagggagagcaagagaaggaacaatgggcggcaggtagcctagtggttagagcgttggactagtaaccaaaaggttgcaagatcgaatccccgagctgacaaggtaaaaatctgtcgttctgcccctgaacactgttctgaggcagtcattgaaaataagaatttgttcttaactgacttgcctagttaaataaaggtccattttttttaaaaataatttaaaaaacaatagTGAATGAGAAAGAGCTAAGAGTGATGAAAAATAAAAGATAGAATGTAGCATTGAAATCAGTAATGGGAGGATGAGAGAGCGGAAGAGAAGCAGGGATAGtgatagagaggaggaaaggcAGAGAGGTATAGACTCACCTTCTCTGATGGCGGTGCAGGGTGCTCCCTCTTCATGCTCCAGCCGGATCTCCTTTAGCGCCACCAGGTTGTCAGTCAGCTTACTGCGGCCCTTAAATACTGTAGCATAGGTTCCCTATAGAAAAAACTAACTGGTTATGACCGGACTCAAAACAAAATAACTTTGTGAAAAGCATGTTTTCTGATTTCATAGGATTATGTTTGTGTGTTCTCTGACCTCTCCCAGTTTGTCCAGTTTGATGTAGGTCTCCAGCTTCCCAAAACCAATCTCTGACTGAAAAACACAAATAAAGAGATCATCTTCCATGTTGTTTGTCTTCTTTTCTTTGTTGAATGACGTTTGTACAGTTTTTTCTTCATTCACTACACAAAATTACATACAGAGACAGTCCAATTCAACCTCATGCCTGTTGCCAGAAAGGAGGACGGTACCTGAACACTGTAGGGCAATAATGTTATattccttcacacacacacgtaccagTGAGGCCCTGCGTGAGAGTCGGCTGAGGGGCTGGTCGAAGGTTGGGCTGCTCAGCTGCAGCTTCTCCAGGTAACCGTCAGGGATACGGATGTCAGCAGGCAGAGACAGACGCTTGTtcaggtcctacacacacacacacacacacacacacacacacacacacacacacacacacttgggttAGAGGCGTAACATACACATATATCATGTGTCCTATCGAATActgcgtctgtctgtgtgtgagacaTGTAGACAGCAGAAAGCTCCATGACTACAACCACACACTTTGTCCTAGAAATTATTCTCCCCTGCCACTCACTccagaaagagacagaagaatAGAGGCACTTATACAAAAATAATCCATACATGAAAATCATTATTGAAGAGAAAACATGGCATCGCACACTCAACACAAAAcaagtgtgacaaaaacaacatggATAAGTAAACAAGCATCTTCACACACTAATGACACACACCCACCATGGATATCATGCAACACTTGTGTACCGTCTGCCATCtctcccccatagaaacagaTGAAAAGAGAGCATCATGTTCTCGCTATAGCTCGTGATATGAATCAGTGTATTGTTACAGCCAACTAACCCCATAAACACGCCGCTTCAAAGGGGGGAGAAAATGGGCCGAATTATATGTACCCGCATGAGTGTTTGTGTGAATCTGGTTAGATGTAGTAACCGAGAtgacctatgtgtgtgtgtgattattcaGATGCCTGATGATTCCCATCTAAAAAGGTCAAGCACCTCTTGTGCCTCCGCTCAGACTATTAAAATAAACACGTGGCATTAAGGAGAAATACGTAaatccgcgtgtgtgtgtgtaatgccataatactgatatacaggtaGTCAAGTACTGTTTACACTTCTCCAGACTGACCACCAGGTGGCAGAATGTCACCAGGCTAAGGAAACAGCATTCCTACCAGTGATTCTATAGGAACTCCGTGAACAGAACCAGTGAGTCTAGCATGAACCCTGCACTAAATATATAGTAGAAATTCTCATAGTCCATGGGACACCAGGAACTAAATCATACTTCACAGCATTCACTCACATAGAAAATAGCAAAAGAACACCGCTTACACATACAGAAAAAAAGCAAAAACGAGTCACAGAGACAAAAGGAAAAACATCCCCAGGCTTAAAGAGCGACTGAACATACGCCGATTGGCACGTGTGTTTTCTGTTGCTTATTAGAAGAACAAGATTTCAGTTTTGGAGGTGTTGGTCCCCCATGAGACATTTTAGACGTGAAATGAAACTTCCTCAAAATCCCCAAAATGAATCGAAGATGACTCAATAAATCTGTAATTAATTATGATTAAAGTTGTTGCAGAGGATGTTTTAGTTACACAAATTTACATCTAACCAaagtgtttggtgcagtatttttcAAGTAAAAAAGTGCGCGATGCACTGTCTTACGTAAACAACGCCGGAACTGCTGCGCAGGTCTGTCACTGTTTATGCGAGTGGATAGAGAGCAATCACTGCAGCTGTTCACCCCATGTTAGTGGGCAAATGGACATCGTTCAATTAAAACTCAACCTTCATTTACCCGTTGTGAAGCACGGATGAGACtaactttatgaccaaaattatcctatttacacttcgTAGTAAATTCTGACACTAGAATAACCGTTTCGAGTTCATACTGATGCTACATCAGTACGTTTTCAGCGGGTTCGTATCTTTTTAAAGACAGTCCCTCTTTAAACCGCAGGTTCTCACTGAGCTATGTGGAGCAGTCTCTCCATCCCAGGTTACTCTCATGATTGTTGACCAGCTATGTGGCAGGGGATCGTCTGGAATGTCAGCAGTCAGAGGCCAAGCGTGCCGCAGATTACTGTCACATGACAACATTCCATTAGTCACTCGTCTGTTTGTGGCCTGAACCAGCTCATACTTTCCACCCTGCCTGCCATCAACCCTCATCTTTCTCCATCTCCGTCTTCCTTTCTCTATCCCActacctccctttccctccccatctctcccccgaTCGCTCTACCCTCTTCCTCACTGGTACAGGTTTCATATCAGTATTCAGAGTCTCTTGAAAGCCTCTTAAAAGTGTTCCCTGCTtatctctcctccccaccacacCAACAGAGAAAGAGCTGAGGGGAAGACAGGTGGGGAGCCGGGAGAGGTGTAGTTCCCTTCTGTAGAGACaggggttggtggtggtggtgggagggtgtACCTCCATGGAGATGCGTCGTTGCaccctgttcctcagacacaccCCGGTGGGCGACTGCACCTCGTCCGACGACGTCCCAGACGCCTGGTCACTCTCCCCGTCTGAGCCCATCTTCAGGTTCTCATGGACGATGtcttgggaggaggagaggaagaggaggaagaggagaaagagttaCAGTTTAGAAGCTGAACTTGCTCAATTTCAACATTTTGCCTGGCAAATGACACTCGTGATCTTCTATGAGATAAACATGGCATGGATTTGCTATAGCTTGTGTCAAACTGAGTCAGTAGTCTgctgtttttttatttgatttatttcacctttatttaaccaggtaggctagttgagaacaacttctcatttacaactgcgacctggctaagataaagcatagcagtgtgaacagacaacacagagttacacatggagtaaacaataaacaagtcaataacacagtaggaaaaaaagagtctatatacattgtgtgcaaaaggcatgaggaggttggCGAATAAttacagattaacactggagtgataaatgatcagatggtcatgtgcaggaagatatactggtgtgcaaaagatcagaaaagtaaataaataaaaacagtatggggatgaggtaggtaaattgggtgggctatttaccgatagactatgtacagctgcagcgatcggttagctgctcagatagcagatgtttaaagtctccaacttcagcgatttttgcaattcgtttcagtcacaggcagcagagaactggaaggaaaggcggccaaatgaggtgttggctttagggatgatcagtgagatacacctgctggagcgcgtgctatgggtgggtgttgccatcgtgaccagtgaactgagataaggtggagctttacctagcatggacatgtagatgacctggagccagtgggtctggcgacgaatatgtagcgaggaccagccgacaagagcatacaggtcgcagtggtgggtggtataaggtgctttcgtaacaaaacggatggcactgtgataaactgcatccagtttgctgagtagagtattggaagctattttgtagatgacatcgccgaagtcgaggatcggtaggatagtcagttttactagggtaagtttggcggcgtgagtgaaggaggctttgttgcggaatagaaagcagactctagatttgattttagattggagatgtttgatatgagtctggaaggagaatttacagtctagccagacacccagGTACTTATAGatatccacatattctaggtcggaaccatccagggtggtgatgctagtcgggcgtgcgggtgcaggcagcgaacggttgaaaagcatgcatttggttttactagcgtttaagagcagttggaggccacggaaggagtgttgtatggcatttaagctcgtttggaggttagatagcacagtgtccaaggaagagccagaagtatacagaatggtgtcgtctgcgtagaggtgaatcagggaatcgcccgcagcaagagcaacatcattgatatatacagagaaaagagtcggcccgagaattgaaccctgtggcacccccatagagactgccagaggaccggacaacatgccctccgatttgacacactgaactctgtctgcaaagtaattggtgaaccaggcaaggcagtcattagaaaaacagTGGCTACTGAGTCTGAGTCTAAGAATATGAGAGAATAAGTTAGAGACGGAGAGGAGTGCTTTATCTCATTCTGTCAACAGTTACAGTTTAAGGCCTGGTCCTGATCCTacaacctctccttctctctcaagTTCCCTTCTTTCATTATCctgcagccccccccccctctctcaccccatagGCCAAAGATGAAACACTAACCAACTCTGCTTCCTCTAGGACATAAAAAACTACAGCCTCTGGTCAAGAacatggtgtgttgtgtgtgtgtgggggggtgggggactgatgaacacacacacactatgtgcTAATGAGTAGCTGTATCTGAGTGTGGCACATATTCTCTCTGTCAACACCTCCAACCCAGCAGCCTGTCGTCATACCATCCCATATCATCCGGCACACCGCACTACTGTCATCTCCCtcctttctgcttctctctccagccGTCTATCTCCTTCTCTGCCTACCAAATACCCCTCCTTTCATTCCAACTCCACTCTCTTTGgccctatttctccctctctccctctgttctttgAGGTAAACCGGTACATGACAGTGTGTACTAATCTAGTTCCATCTTGTCCCAGATAGACATGCCTGATTGTCTGTTCCCCCCCAATATCCCCAAACCCATGTAACTAACTGGGACACAGTTCAGTCTGAGGTGTCGCTCCTCATGACAACTTATAGACAAGACCGCAGACTAAAATAATTGGCTCACCCTGGAGACCAGAGAACAGCTATCGTCATGGTGATGGCTCAGAGAAAATGCAGGGAAAACATTTGTCCGCAGACACACAAAAATGTATGAAATCACACAAACATCAAACTTTTAGATGCAAATATACACCCGCACAAGCACACAGTGTAGAATGAGAACAGTTGACTCATGCAAAAACACATAATTGAGGGGAAGATTGGAgataaagatggagagacagacgaGTCTGGTGTTGTGTGTGATGAAAAGTCACACCATGACCATGTCAGGATGGAACTCTCAGGGGCTATGACTAACTTCCTGTTTGTCCTCTGTCGCCATCTGCTCTTTCTCTGTCACTTCCTGGTGCACAGGCACGAGTATGCCCATCTCCACGGCAACTCACCTTGGCAGCCGGGTGACGACCGTGTGGCATTACCATGAAGGAGAACAGGTTGCTTATAGTGGTGCTGCTAGTGGGTGTGTCATTAGTAAATATGGCTACATgtttgaatgagtgtgtgtgtgtatgacatgTGCATGCGTGCATATGAGTGTTTGTGCAAGCATGTGTGCCGTTAGTGTATACGTGCTTGTGCATCTCCGAGTCTGCTTGTTTCGCTCTCTGTGTAACTCACCGAGGCGGCTGCCGTTGCTGGGGAAGGTCATGAAGGAACCCAGGCTTCCTCCGATGACACTGTGTGGTCTGCGGAGGGGGGGCTTCTTGAAGGAGCCGGTGTACTGGTGCAGGAACGAGTGCATGCTGTGGGAGGAGGGCGGTCGCCCATTACGCACGATTGGCTCTGCAAGGAGAAACAATATGTCAATCAATCTgcccatctatctatccatccatccatccatccatccatccatccatccgatTCATCACGCAATCTACCAATGAATCAATCAGTCATTTGTAAAAGTAGTTCATGTACTGTTCGGTCTTCTGTTGAGCAGAATTCAGTAAACAGAGTGCTTCCTTGTTTTATATAAAAACAGCAGAAAAGAACACTTATTCAACCTAAAGTAGGCCAGAGGATGTTAGCTTCAGACATTTTGGGATGTTGCAGTATGTTTGTGAAAGTGTTTTCCTTTTCTGTGTGATGTCTTCTCCACAAACATTGTGGCAGCGTCAcctgcgttgtgtgtgtgtgtgtcccagtaggCGTTTCATCTCACCAGGCTGCTTCTGTTGTTACATAAGGACATACAGAGCTACTCTCTAGGACACGATCATTCACACTGCTGCTCGCTCTCCCTGTGTGTCAATTTCCCCTCTCGATGTCTCTCACCCCGTTCCCTCAGTCTCACTCTAATCACTTCAGATGGCAAGAAAGGATACCATTGGCTGCCAGCTACAATTTCAACTGTATCCTCGGGGTGACCAAAGGgcccttgtgtgtgtgtccactggcTGGCTGTATCCTTCTCTACTGGCATTCAGTCAAGACTCACTTCAGAATAGTAAAATCATCAGTCTCTTATCACTGGGACTTGCACAGAGCACAGTAGACGTGTGTGCGCTCTGTTTGTTTACTAATACAATATCtaatactcacacacacacacacacacacacacacacaccgctgtccTTGTTGCCGCCGTCCTCGATGGTCATCTGCTCGGCCAGTTCAGACAGAGACTCGTCTATGGTGTGGCTGGAGCGCAGCGTTAGAGACAGACGCCGCTTAAACCTCTTCATCTTCTCCATCACACACTCCTCAGGGTTGGCTGGGCTGGCAGGGCCTGTAGGGCACAGATGGCAAAGGTCAGCactggacccacacacacacgtatttgGTGGCAAGGCGTAAACAAGTAACTTGTAATTGTCTCGATAAGAAAAGATGGCGCTGAAGAACATAGCTGACGTTTTACACTCTCCCAACCAATTGtgatttacatttattttttattatttacttattgtgtacataatgttgctgctactgtttcTTATGTCCAAAAATAACGTCTGGACATCAGAAAAGCAATTACTCACCGCGGACTGGAATAAACTTTTTGTTTTGTgtgaagaaaagacagaggaAAAGGAGACACATATCGGGGATCCTTCTGAAAAGTCggaggcgagcgagtaaactcccaatgCCTTCCATTCTCCTTGCTAAAGTGCAAATGctagaaaataaaattgatgacctactatTAAAGATGATCCTACCATCGGGACATTAAAAAGTAACATCATGTTTCACATAGACGTGGCTGAACGAAGGAACTGAcaatatacagtgagggaaacaagtatttgatcccctgctgattttgtacatttgcccaccgACAAAGAAATCATCGGTCTATAATTTGAATGGTATTTTTATTTAAACAgtgagacagaataacaaaaaaatccagaaaaacgcatgtcaaaaatgttatcaattgattagcattttaatgagggaaataagtatttgacccctctgcaaaacatgacatagtacttggtggcaaaacccttgttggcaatcagggatcagacatttcttgtagttggccaccaggtttgcacacatctcaggagggattttgtcccactcctctttgcagatcttctccaaggcgttaaggttttgaggctgacatttggcaactcgaaccttcagttccctccacagattttctatgggattaaggtctggagactgactaggccactccaggaccttaatgtgcttcttcttgagccactcctttgttgccttgaccgtgtgttttgggtcattgtcatgtgggaatacccatccacgacccattttcaattccctggctgagggaaggaggttctcacccaagatttgacggtacatggccctgtccatcgtccctttgatactgtgaagttgtcctgtccctttagcagaaaaacacccccaaagtataatgtttccacctccatgtttgacggtggggatggtgttcttggggtcataggcagcattcctcctcctccaaacacagcgagttgagttgatgccaaagagctccattttggtctcatctgatcacaacactttcacccagttgtcctctgaatcattcagatgttcattggcaaacttcagatgggcatgtatgtgtgctttcttgagcagggggaccttgcgggcgctgcaggatttcagtccttcacggcgtagtgtgttaccaattgttttcttggtgactatggtccaagctgccttgagatcattgacacgATCCTCCAGTGTAggtctgggctgattcctcaacgttctcatgatcattgcaactccacgaggtgaggtcttgcatggagccccaggtcGAGGGAGATTGatagttattttgtgtttcttccatttgcgaataatcgcactaactgttgtcaccttctcaccaagcttcttggcgatggtcttgtagcccattccagccttgtgtaggtctacaatcttgtccctgacaacCTCGGAgaactctttggtcttggccatggtggagagtttggaatctgatggattgattgcttctgtggacaggtgtcttttatacatcTTTTATATATCTGGGAGCCAggaatctttctgattgagagggggtaaaatacttatttccctcattaaaatgcaaatcaatttatatattttttttacatgcgtttttctggattttgttgctgttattctgtctctcactgttcaaataaacctaccattaaaattatagaccgATCATttatttgtcagtgggcaaatgtacaaaatctgcaggggatcaaatacttttccccctcACTGTAGAGCTGGCAGGGATTTTCCATTCACCAGAagaacagagacgctacctctggtaaaaccaggggtgggggtgtgtgtctatttgtcaataacagctggtgcgcgatgtctaatattaaagaagtctcaaggtattgctcgcctgaggtagagtaccttatgataagctgtcgaccacactatctaccaagagagttctcatctgtattatttgtagccgtctatttaccaccagaaagcaaagctggcactaagaccgctctcaaccaactctataaggccataagcaaagaagaaaatgctcacccagaagcggcgctccaaGTGGCTGGGGACGTTTTTACctaatttttaccagcatgtcacatgtgcaaccagagaaggaaaaaaatcctagaccacctttacaccACACATAGAGATGCATACAAGGCTCTCcgccaccctccatttggcaaatttcaccacaattctatcctcctgattcctgcttgcaaacaaaaactaaagcaggtgGTACCAGTGACTCgttcaatacggaagtggtcagatgacgcggatgctacactacaggactgttttgctagcacagactggaatatgttccaggattcaaccaatggcattgaggaatacatcACCTCAGTCATCGACTTCATctataagtgcatcgatgacgtcgtctcCTCAGTgtctgtacgtacatatcccaatcagaagccatggattacaggcaacatccgcatcgagctaaaggctagagctgccgctttcaaggagcgggtgACGAATCCGAacgtttataagaaatcccgctatgccctcagaggaaccatcaaacaagcaaagtgtcaatacgggattaagattgaatcctactacaccggctctgatgcttgtcggatgtgaaaactattacagactacaaagggaaacccagacgcgagctgctatgtgacgcgagcctaccaaaCAAGCTAAATGCCTTGCAAGCTCACTTCGaggtaagcaacactgaagcatgcacaagagcaccagctgttctggatgactgtgtgataacactctcggtagccgatgtgaacaaaagcTTTAATCAGGTCAGCATtgacaaagccgctgggccagacggattacccgGACGTGTACTCAAATCATGCGCGGACCTCCCTAAATGATTACagccccgtggcactcacgtcggtaaCCATGAAGTGTCTTGTACTTAGTCcactcctgtattccctgttcacccatgactgcgtgccaaacacgactccaacaccatcattaagtttgctgacgacacaacagtggtaggctgatCACAGACACCAATGAGAcggacggcctatagggaggtagtcagagaactgtcagtgtggtgccaggacaacaacctctccctcaatgtgagcaagacaaaggagctgatcgtggacgacaggaaaaggcgagccgaacaggcccccattaacatcgacggggctgatgtggagcgggtcgagaatttcaagttctttggtgtccacatcaccaacgaactatcattgtccaaacatacaaagacagtcgtgaagagggcacaacaaaaccttttccccctcaggaggctgaaaagatttggcatgggtcctcagatcctcaaaaagttctacagctgcaacatcaagagcatcctgaccggttgaaTCACCACCTGGTATGCTAACTCCTTGGCATCGGACCGTAAGAtgctacagaaggtagtgcgaacggcccagtacatcactggggccaagcttcctgccatccaggacctatataataggcgttGTCAGAgtaaagcccataaaattgtcagagactccagtcacccaagttatagactgctTTCACTGCtcccgcacggcaagcggtaccagagcaccaagtcgaggacaaaaggctcctcaacagcttctacccccccaaaccgtaagactgctgaacaattaataaaatcaccaccagacaatttacattgacaacccccccccttttgtacactgctgcatCTCTATGTGTggtgtaaaggtggtctaggattgttttcttctctggttgcacatgtgacatgctggtaaaaatgtggtaaaactgatttaagtttgcctgcattaaagtccccagccactaggtgcgccgcttctgggtgagcattttcttctttacTTATGGCcttgaga from the Oncorhynchus keta strain PuntledgeMale-10-30-2019 chromosome 33, Oket_V2, whole genome shotgun sequence genome contains:
- the LOC118366275 gene encoding cyclin-dependent kinase 17, whose protein sequence is MEKMKRFKRRLSLTLRSSHTIDESLSELAEQMTIEDGGNKDSEPIVRNGRPPSSHSMHSFLHQYTGSFKKPPLRRPHSVIGGSLGSFMTFPSNGSRLDIVHENLKMGSDGESDQASGTSSDEVQSPTGVCLRNRVQRRISMEDLNKRLSLPADIRIPDGYLEKLQLSSPTFDQPLSRLSRRASLSEIGFGKLETYIKLDKLGEGTYATVFKGRSKLTDNLVALKEIRLEHEEGAPCTAIREVSLLKDLKHANIVTLHDIVHTDKSLTLVFEYLDKDLKQYMDDCGNIMSMHNVKIFLFQILRGLAYCHKRKVLHRDLKPQNLLINERGELKLADFGLARAKSVPTKTYSNEVVTLWYRPPDVLLGSSEYSTQIDMWGVGCIFYEMAAGRPLFPGSTVEDELHLIFRLLGTPSEDSWPGISGVEEFKSYNFPKYKPQPFINHAPRLDTEGIELVLSFLKYESKKRISADEAMKQAYFKSLGAQVHTLHESVSIFTLKDIQLQRDPGYRNSSHLESGNSKNRRQSMLF